In the Palaeococcus pacificus DY20341 genome, one interval contains:
- a CDS encoding MinD/ParA family ATP-binding protein: protein MVGVVITGRGGAGKTTLTANLGVYFARQKYKTIVIDGDLYLPKLGLHFGLDNPRYNIHSILMDDSLDPQVAVYEDRESNLFILPGSTKFYDVLRVPHEKLKNSIGNVMKKFALSIVDSPTGIPFDTMPLFSLSQYQIVVVEIERSPIYSFETLVKNEILKLKALGDIYGLRVGVILNKVRESADNMERILKFLDETVKVDVLGVVPFDGNVPDAINVGRPILAYNLNSPASRAFAKCGEVLEEWIFGRNVGTKIIDEVIGELEEEEKRWR from the coding sequence ATGGTTGGAGTGGTGATTACTGGAAGGGGTGGTGCTGGGAAAACTACCCTCACCGCTAATTTAGGTGTGTATTTTGCCAGACAAAAGTATAAAACGATAGTTATTGATGGTGACCTCTATCTTCCCAAGCTTGGACTTCACTTTGGGCTGGACAATCCAAGATACAACATTCACTCCATCCTAATGGACGATAGCTTAGATCCTCAAGTAGCGGTTTATGAAGATAGAGAAAGCAATTTGTTTATCCTTCCAGGGAGCACGAAATTTTACGATGTGCTGAGAGTTCCCCATGAGAAGTTGAAGAACTCAATAGGAAACGTCATGAAAAAGTTTGCACTTTCTATTGTCGACTCTCCAACAGGAATTCCTTTTGATACTATGCCTTTGTTTTCTCTCTCGCAGTATCAGATAGTGGTAGTTGAAATTGAGCGCTCTCCAATATATTCTTTTGAGACGTTGGTTAAAAACGAAATTTTAAAGCTCAAAGCATTAGGAGATATATATGGTCTTAGGGTGGGTGTTATTCTGAACAAAGTTAGAGAATCCGCTGATAACATGGAGAGAATTCTAAAGTTCTTGGATGAAACTGTAAAGGTGGATGTTTTAGGAGTTGTGCCTTTTGATGGAAATGTTCCCGATGCAATAAATGTCGGGAGGCCGATATTGGCATATAACCTTAATTCTCCAGCTTCGAGGGCATTTGCAAAATGTGGAGAAGTCCTGGAAGAATGGATCTTCGGGAGAAATGTGGGGACTAAAATAATTGATGAGGTAATAGGGGAGCTAGAAGAGGAGGAGAAGAGATGGCGTTAG
- a CDS encoding nucleotide-binding protein has protein sequence MALVLVTGPGGTGKSVLTLNLAAYLAKRYYNVLMVDGDLFLPDLADYMNLGNVKYTLHKLLTDSSLEAKAAVYKNKKQKSAFCRGIKN, from the coding sequence ATGGCGTTAGTATTGGTAACCGGGCCTGGAGGAACAGGTAAGAGTGTTCTTACTCTAAATTTGGCTGCATATTTGGCTAAAAGGTATTACAATGTCCTAATGGTCGATGGGGATTTGTTCCTTCCAGATTTAGCCGACTATATGAATTTGGGGAACGTCAAGTACACCCTTCACAAGCTATTAACAGATTCTTCTCTCGAAGCGAAAGCTGCGGTTTATAAAAATAAAAAACAAAAGTCAGCATTTTGCCGGGGGATAAAGAATTAG
- a CDS encoding MinD/ParA family ATP-binding protein, with the protein MEDLSRQYAVTFIDTPSGIPLEELELYTIATHQIIVLELERVPKNEIGVYIYNELEKYLNLDMDGRMEHGVILNKVDKLSQKYIIDYIEENLEIPVLGVIPLDGAVVESISLKSPFLFEFPHSDASIALKDCGKVLEKWLFE; encoded by the coding sequence TTGGAAGATTTATCAAGGCAATATGCTGTAACATTCATTGATACTCCTAGTGGCATTCCCCTAGAAGAGCTGGAACTCTATACTATTGCAACTCATCAGATAATTGTCTTAGAGCTTGAGAGGGTTCCAAAAAACGAGATTGGGGTTTATATCTACAATGAGCTTGAGAAATATCTCAACTTAGACATGGATGGGAGAATGGAGCATGGAGTAATACTAAACAAGGTGGACAAGCTGAGTCAAAAATACATAATTGACTATATTGAAGAAAACCTTGAAATCCCCGTTTTGGGGGTTATACCGTTAGATGGTGCTGTTGTTGAATCCATATCCTTAAAGAGCCCTTTTTTGTTTGAATTCCCTCATAGTGATGCTTCAATAGCGCTGAAAGATTGTGGAAAAGTGCTGGAGAAGTGGCTCTTCGAATAG
- a CDS encoding DUF5814 domain-containing protein: MLFIIRKGRKKNELEAYFIEHEPEKLSQMQGLKVDRSYRLIMREGRLFKVLEGSEYKNPKEIERLLRQARIVLIEGEEYEDYFKRRLQNKRVEKADLCRFCLMSDRITVLTEGNRIKYHNEYICERCAEEELKNELRFRFRSIAMFDQAKNLLKRFKDLDKVLMTFDPRFDPIRHPEITKWDELEPKRIKIKKLALEEVKIPGEFKQVLKSEGVKELLPVQSLAIQKGLLDGESLLIVSATASGKTLIGELAGVPKAMKGQKMLFLVPLVALANQKYEDFKRRYGRLGLKVAIRVGMSRIKTKDELVVVDTGIDADIIVGTYEGIDYLLRAGRRIGNVGTIVIDEIHMVDDEDRGPRLDGLIARLRKLYPKAQFLGLSATIGNPEELAKELGLKLVLYDERPVALERHIILARSESEKWGYIAQLTKAEAMRKSPQGFKGQTIVFTFSRKRCHELASYLTSKGLKAKPYHSGLPYTQRKITELEFQKQKLDVVVTTAALGAGVDFPASQVLFESLAMGNKWLTVREFHQMLGRAGRPLYHEKGKVYLIIEPGKKYSAQMEGSEDEVAFKLLSAPIEPVDVEWSDELEQDQVLAHSCLFSHMEIIEEVQASCLGANQSAKSVLEKLMEYEFVEIRGSLVSVTPYGRAVSMSFLLPKEAAFIRENLKKMHPREIAVKLLPFENVYLSGVMQSELNGAVRGRVSSNIFSPSFTSILSELDKVLPEVSPNVQEKLFMIYQDFFMCEEEECTEHAMERFSNEIIELRRQGKHPSQIARYFREHYSLIVYPGDVFTWLDGTIRKLDAVERIAKVFRAKRAEEEAKILKRELEEGRTIRR; this comes from the coding sequence ATGCTGTTCATCATTCGCAAGGGAAGAAAAAAGAACGAGCTTGAGGCCTACTTTATTGAGCACGAGCCTGAAAAGCTCTCTCAAATGCAGGGACTTAAAGTGGATAGGAGTTACCGTTTAATAATGCGAGAGGGAAGGCTGTTTAAAGTTCTCGAGGGGAGCGAGTACAAAAACCCAAAAGAGATTGAGCGGCTTTTGAGACAGGCCAGAATAGTTCTCATCGAGGGAGAAGAGTATGAGGACTACTTCAAAAGGAGGCTTCAAAATAAGCGTGTTGAGAAAGCTGATCTCTGCCGCTTTTGTCTTATGAGCGATAGAATAACCGTGCTGACAGAAGGAAATAGAATAAAATATCACAACGAATACATATGCGAGCGCTGTGCGGAAGAAGAGCTTAAGAATGAGCTCCGCTTTAGGTTTAGGAGCATAGCTATGTTTGACCAAGCAAAGAATTTGTTAAAACGTTTTAAAGATTTAGATAAGGTTCTAATGACTTTTGACCCTAGGTTTGACCCCATACGCCATCCAGAAATTACAAAATGGGACGAACTGGAGCCAAAGAGGATTAAAATTAAAAAGCTTGCTCTGGAGGAAGTGAAAATTCCTGGAGAGTTTAAACAAGTCTTGAAAAGTGAAGGAGTTAAAGAACTTCTCCCTGTTCAGAGCTTGGCTATTCAAAAGGGCCTATTGGATGGAGAAAGCCTTCTCATAGTGTCCGCCACAGCCAGCGGTAAAACCCTGATAGGTGAACTTGCAGGAGTTCCAAAAGCCATGAAAGGACAAAAAATGCTCTTTTTAGTTCCGCTGGTGGCTCTCGCAAATCAAAAATATGAAGACTTCAAGCGTCGCTATGGCAGGCTTGGCTTAAAAGTTGCCATAAGGGTTGGAATGAGCAGGATAAAGACGAAGGATGAGCTGGTAGTGGTGGATACCGGGATTGATGCAGATATTATAGTGGGAACATATGAGGGAATAGACTACCTTTTGAGGGCGGGGCGTAGGATTGGGAATGTTGGAACTATTGTGATAGATGAGATTCACATGGTAGATGATGAAGATAGAGGGCCACGCTTGGATGGACTAATTGCACGCCTAAGGAAGCTCTATCCAAAGGCCCAATTTTTGGGATTAAGCGCCACTATTGGAAATCCCGAAGAGCTTGCCAAAGAGTTGGGTTTAAAGCTGGTGCTATACGACGAAAGGCCTGTAGCTTTAGAGAGACACATAATTCTAGCAAGGAGTGAAAGTGAGAAGTGGGGATATATAGCTCAATTGACAAAGGCAGAAGCAATGAGAAAGTCTCCACAAGGATTTAAAGGGCAGACGATAGTGTTTACATTCTCAAGGAAGAGGTGCCATGAGTTAGCAAGCTATTTAACGAGCAAGGGTTTAAAAGCAAAACCCTACCACAGCGGTCTTCCTTACACTCAAAGAAAGATAACAGAGCTTGAGTTCCAAAAGCAAAAGCTCGACGTTGTGGTTACTACTGCAGCATTAGGAGCGGGTGTTGACTTTCCAGCATCCCAAGTGCTTTTTGAGAGCTTAGCTATGGGCAATAAGTGGCTGACCGTTAGAGAGTTCCACCAAATGCTTGGCAGGGCTGGAAGACCGCTATACCACGAAAAAGGAAAGGTTTATCTAATTATTGAGCCCGGAAAGAAGTATTCTGCCCAAATGGAAGGGAGCGAAGATGAAGTAGCATTTAAACTCTTAAGTGCACCTATAGAACCTGTAGACGTAGAGTGGAGTGATGAGCTTGAGCAGGATCAAGTTTTAGCCCACTCCTGCCTGTTTTCGCACATGGAGATAATAGAGGAGGTGCAGGCCAGCTGCCTAGGGGCAAACCAAAGCGCTAAGTCCGTTTTGGAAAAGCTTATGGAGTATGAATTCGTCGAGATTAGAGGCAGTTTGGTGAGCGTTACCCCCTATGGAAGAGCTGTAAGCATGAGCTTCCTCCTTCCAAAAGAAGCTGCATTCATACGGGAGAATCTCAAAAAAATGCACCCAAGAGAGATTGCAGTAAAGCTTTTGCCCTTTGAGAATGTCTATTTGAGTGGAGTTATGCAGAGCGAGCTCAATGGGGCCGTTAGGGGCAGAGTTTCGAGCAACATCTTTTCACCGAGCTTTACGTCAATTTTAAGCGAGCTCGATAAGGTTTTGCCTGAAGTCAGTCCAAACGTTCAAGAGAAGCTCTTCATGATTTACCAAGACTTTTTCATGTGCGAAGAGGAGGAGTGCACCGAACACGCGATGGAGCGCTTCAGCAATGAGATAATAGAGCTCAGACGCCAAGGAAAGCACCCCTCTCAAATAGCGCGCTACTTCAGAGAACACTACTCCCTCATCGTTTACCCGGGAGATGTGTTCACCTGGCTCGATGGAACTATCAGAAAGCTCGACGCTGTGGAGAGAATAGCCAAGGTATTCAGGGCTAAAAGGGCTGAAGAGGAGGCAAAAATACTCAAGAGAGAGCTGGAGGAGGGAAGAACCATTAGGAGGTAG
- a CDS encoding PCNA-inhibitor: MDKTLDEFLNNAPVKNKEPMNRPKKKRLKEINLDSFLPDEHIRFFRSLRIGSKRIRNAKVIEASD; this comes from the coding sequence ATGGATAAAACGCTCGATGAATTCTTAAATAATGCTCCCGTAAAAAATAAAGAGCCAATGAATAGACCAAAAAAGAAGAGGCTTAAAGAGATCAACCTAGATTCTTTTTTGCCTGATGAGCACATACGCTTCTTTAGATCCCTCAGAATTGGCTCAAAAAGAATTAGAAATGCAAAGGTAATAGAAGCAAGCGACTAG
- the glmS gene encoding glutamine--fructose-6-phosphate transaminase (isomerizing) — translation MCGIIAYIGERKASEVLINGLKRLEYRGYDSAGIAINDKEEIEVKKGAGRLDELNEKLKFSEIGGRTGIAQTRWATHGEPNDVNAHPHMDCIGEIALVHNGIIENYLELKEELLKKGHVFKSETDTEVIAHLIEEELKSSQDFEEALRKALLKLKGSFALAIVYKNDTDHIYLVRNESPLVLGVGNGEMFAASDVPAFLAYTNKVIFLDDGEYAIISKDSFLVKDIKTGKLKRKEIQEITWTLEMAEKQGFPHFMLKEIYEQPNAVREAIYGNAETIARIAEEIANYEKIFIVAMGTSYHAALYAKYLFQRLAKRVPIVEEASEFRYEAEELIDDKTLVIAITQSGETADTLAAIKLAKKKGAKVLSIVNVVGSMATRLSDLVVYTFAGPEIGVAATKTYTTQLTVLAMLITALARHLRTADERYLTQLEEQLTQLPSFIEEVLEYDGELKKLAEELKDRKDFFYIGRGVSVPTALEGALKLKEISYIHAEGLSAGELKHGPLALIEEGVPVVAVAPNGKLLEKMISNIKEVNARKGFIISLGDSDELSKVSDVFLKMPKIDELLSPVVYVVPLQILAYHLAVLRGNDPDKPRNLAKSVTVE, via the coding sequence ATGTGCGGAATAATTGCATACATCGGAGAAAGAAAAGCTAGTGAGGTTCTAATTAATGGGTTAAAGAGGCTTGAATATAGAGGATATGATTCTGCAGGGATAGCAATAAACGACAAAGAAGAAATTGAGGTTAAAAAAGGTGCAGGAAGGTTAGATGAACTTAATGAGAAGCTAAAATTTTCCGAAATTGGAGGAAGAACTGGAATTGCCCAAACACGTTGGGCGACCCACGGAGAACCCAATGATGTTAATGCTCATCCCCATATGGACTGTATAGGAGAAATAGCTTTAGTCCACAACGGCATTATAGAGAACTACCTCGAGCTTAAGGAGGAGCTTTTGAAGAAGGGGCATGTATTTAAAAGCGAGACTGATACCGAGGTTATCGCGCATTTAATTGAGGAGGAGCTTAAAAGCAGCCAAGACTTTGAGGAAGCGCTTAGAAAAGCGTTGTTGAAGCTTAAAGGTTCATTTGCTCTGGCTATTGTTTATAAGAATGATACAGATCACATCTACTTAGTTAGAAATGAAAGTCCCCTAGTTTTAGGAGTAGGGAATGGAGAGATGTTTGCTGCTTCTGATGTTCCTGCATTTTTGGCTTATACAAATAAGGTGATTTTTCTCGATGATGGAGAATATGCTATTATAAGCAAGGACTCTTTCTTAGTAAAGGATATTAAAACTGGGAAGCTCAAGAGAAAAGAAATTCAAGAAATCACTTGGACCCTTGAAATGGCTGAGAAGCAGGGCTTTCCTCACTTTATGCTCAAGGAGATTTATGAGCAGCCGAACGCAGTGAGAGAAGCTATTTATGGCAATGCTGAAACTATAGCAAGAATTGCTGAAGAAATAGCAAACTACGAGAAAATATTCATAGTTGCAATGGGTACTTCCTATCATGCTGCCCTCTACGCTAAATATCTATTCCAGCGCTTGGCAAAAAGAGTTCCTATAGTTGAGGAAGCTAGTGAGTTTAGGTATGAGGCTGAAGAGCTAATAGATGACAAAACCCTTGTTATAGCCATAACCCAAAGCGGTGAAACAGCTGATACCCTCGCGGCGATAAAGCTCGCTAAGAAAAAGGGAGCGAAAGTTTTGAGTATAGTCAATGTTGTGGGAAGCATGGCAACACGTTTGAGTGATCTTGTTGTTTACACATTTGCAGGGCCTGAGATAGGCGTTGCAGCGACTAAAACATACACTACACAGCTGACAGTTTTGGCTATGCTAATCACAGCCTTGGCGAGACATTTAAGAACAGCTGATGAAAGGTATTTAACCCAATTAGAGGAGCAGCTCACCCAGTTGCCATCATTCATTGAGGAAGTTTTAGAGTATGACGGGGAGCTCAAAAAACTAGCTGAAGAGTTAAAAGATAGAAAAGACTTCTTCTATATTGGAAGGGGTGTAAGTGTTCCAACAGCATTAGAGGGGGCGCTAAAGCTTAAAGAAATAAGCTATATCCATGCCGAAGGACTGTCAGCAGGAGAGCTAAAGCACGGTCCATTGGCACTAATCGAAGAAGGCGTTCCCGTGGTGGCGGTGGCACCTAACGGCAAGCTTTTAGAGAAGATGATTTCAAACATAAAAGAGGTAAACGCAAGGAAAGGTTTCATAATTAGCCTTGGAGACAGTGATGAGCTCTCAAAGGTAAGCGATGTATTTTTGAAAATGCCAAAGATCGATGAACTCTTAAGCCCAGTTGTTTATGTAGTTCCCCTCCAAATATTGGCCTACCATTTGGCAGTTTTAAGAGGAAACGACCCTGACAAGCCGAGGAATTTGGCAAAATCCGTTACGGTTGAATGA
- a CDS encoding STT3 domain-containing protein translates to MVKTKEKEMREKEKSREPSSSFNFEKALRIVVPIVVLIVAYIGYTIRMQPSATKYFIDPDTFYHYEIYKLTIKEWIPKYYPLAEAPFGAKIGEPLGLYIVPAVIYKVLSVFGVSVFQAFKMFPALVGFFSIIGVYLLGRKLHNEWTGLWSALVMMFLTAHFVRTFSGNNRGDGLFMMFFLFAAASMFYYLEEQKKILKYAYGALFILFGVLSLAAWNGSPFGIMVFLGFGALNAIALFIFGEIDRFKAFVRDFYPAYVLFLIVGYALTPSGIVRVAGHIKFAFEAFLGLTALTMVMLYGERLKLNYEDKLHRFGIVVVIIAIGLVGARLYVGPKLWSLMSGAYQSTQVYETVQELAKTTMNDIKVYYSVKGSDGIVFFLSLGGAALAIFKFLLELFRNNKVNSKLLFLLTLYGMSVYLIGTAVRFLFLASAAIILVFAYLIGEIFNYITTMKEKPSTKAMFTIVLLILLVPLPITGAVNMNNQAKAMGLQDAVTPSWEKTLNWLKENSNELDTATSWWDYGYWIESSLLSNRRASADGGHARDRDHILAQFLANSGNKSEVDFESWQLNYFIVWNQDIYKFNAISYLGGAISRNERDNISMFIPFQKVADNLYMLDAYRKLEITSEGGQKKVIITIGNQQGEPIQSIFVGTGEVVRGAGSFPYVAYIFPNYAVVAYYKIAGSNFVDLAFFGASQLPNFKLAYNTGDVNTYKFIPFVLYRLDVYENGTWKSVGKLTPGEYKAKLYISAFGRDIKDATIKLLAYDNDTLISEQIIAQNVNIDHLKEEPVEVSLNVPNATKYKLVLIQKGPVGALTDAPKVNGKIANPIRVLSEGQSGELEIKAAFRKDYNDMSLYLRATVIYLVRTQGTSNDDVNAIFEPHMDIIYYEKIADGLKTTNEEITFKGDAEFPEVITPYINSLKEKYGADKVTVRGIRVEPVFIADKEYTIYMQG, encoded by the coding sequence ATGGTGAAAACAAAAGAAAAAGAGATGAGAGAAAAAGAGAAATCTCGAGAACCTTCTTCCTCTTTTAACTTTGAAAAAGCTCTGAGGATAGTAGTTCCTATTGTCGTTTTGATAGTTGCCTATATAGGGTATACCATAAGAATGCAACCTTCAGCGACGAAGTACTTCATAGACCCCGACACGTTCTATCACTATGAGATATACAAGCTCACGATAAAGGAATGGATTCCCAAGTATTATCCGCTTGCAGAAGCTCCTTTTGGTGCTAAAATAGGCGAGCCTTTGGGATTGTACATTGTTCCTGCAGTAATTTACAAAGTGCTCTCGGTTTTTGGAGTTAGTGTGTTCCAAGCATTTAAGATGTTTCCAGCATTAGTTGGGTTCTTCAGCATAATAGGGGTGTACTTACTCGGAAGAAAGCTTCATAACGAGTGGACAGGGCTTTGGAGCGCATTAGTCATGATGTTCTTAACTGCGCACTTTGTAAGGACTTTTTCGGGAAACAACAGAGGAGACGGTCTTTTCATGATGTTCTTCCTCTTTGCAGCAGCTTCAATGTTTTATTATCTGGAAGAACAAAAAAAGATTCTAAAATATGCCTATGGCGCGTTATTTATTCTCTTTGGAGTTCTAAGCTTAGCGGCTTGGAACGGTTCGCCCTTTGGCATAATGGTGTTCCTTGGGTTTGGTGCGCTAAATGCCATAGCACTCTTCATCTTTGGAGAGATTGATAGATTTAAAGCCTTTGTTAGAGACTTCTACCCGGCTTATGTTTTATTCTTGATAGTTGGCTATGCTTTAACTCCAAGCGGCATTGTCAGAGTTGCAGGACACATAAAGTTCGCCTTTGAAGCATTCTTGGGATTAACGGCTTTAACCATGGTAATGCTCTATGGTGAAAGGCTAAAGCTCAACTATGAAGATAAGCTCCACCGCTTTGGAATTGTTGTTGTCATTATAGCAATTGGGCTTGTTGGGGCTCGCTTATATGTGGGTCCAAAGCTCTGGTCGCTCATGAGCGGTGCCTATCAATCGACACAGGTTTATGAGACCGTTCAAGAGCTTGCAAAGACTACAATGAACGACATAAAGGTATACTACAGTGTAAAAGGAAGTGATGGTATAGTATTTTTCCTCTCGCTAGGAGGAGCTGCTTTGGCCATATTTAAGTTCCTACTTGAGCTCTTTAGGAATAATAAAGTAAATTCAAAGTTGTTGTTCCTTCTAACGCTCTATGGCATGTCTGTATACTTAATAGGGACAGCCGTGAGGTTTTTATTCCTGGCCTCTGCGGCGATAATCCTAGTGTTTGCTTATTTAATTGGGGAAATATTTAACTACATAACTACTATGAAAGAGAAGCCATCAACCAAAGCTATGTTCACCATTGTGCTCCTTATACTATTGGTGCCCCTCCCAATTACTGGGGCTGTCAACATGAACAATCAAGCTAAGGCAATGGGACTTCAAGATGCTGTGACTCCAAGCTGGGAAAAAACACTCAACTGGCTCAAGGAAAACTCAAACGAGCTTGATACTGCAACATCATGGTGGGACTATGGCTATTGGATTGAGAGTTCCCTCTTGAGTAATAGAAGGGCAAGTGCAGACGGGGGACATGCTAGGGATAGAGATCACATACTAGCCCAATTTTTAGCCAACAGTGGAAATAAGAGTGAGGTGGATTTTGAGAGCTGGCAGCTTAACTATTTCATTGTCTGGAATCAGGACATCTACAAGTTCAATGCCATAAGCTACCTCGGAGGAGCGATAAGCAGAAACGAGAGAGATAACATTTCGATGTTCATCCCCTTCCAAAAAGTGGCAGACAACCTCTACATGCTGGATGCCTATAGAAAGCTTGAAATAACGAGTGAAGGTGGTCAAAAGAAAGTGATAATAACCATTGGGAATCAGCAGGGAGAGCCAATACAGTCCATCTTTGTGGGTACAGGAGAAGTTGTAAGAGGAGCAGGAAGCTTTCCCTATGTGGCTTATATATTCCCCAACTATGCTGTTGTAGCATATTACAAAATAGCAGGAAGCAACTTCGTTGATTTAGCTTTCTTCGGAGCATCCCAGCTTCCGAACTTTAAGCTGGCTTACAACACAGGAGATGTGAATACATATAAATTCATACCCTTTGTGCTCTATAGGCTTGATGTATATGAAAACGGTACTTGGAAGAGCGTTGGTAAGCTTACACCGGGCGAGTATAAGGCTAAGCTCTACATCTCAGCCTTTGGAAGGGACATTAAAGATGCCACGATTAAACTTCTTGCATACGACAATGATACGTTGATCAGCGAACAGATAATTGCACAAAACGTTAATATTGACCACCTAAAAGAGGAACCAGTTGAAGTTAGCTTAAACGTTCCTAATGCAACTAAGTACAAGCTCGTTCTAATCCAAAAGGGACCTGTGGGAGCGCTCACAGATGCACCTAAAGTTAACGGCAAAATTGCAAACCCCATACGTGTATTAAGCGAGGGACAAAGCGGCGAGCTAGAGATCAAGGCAGCATTTAGAAAGGACTACAATGATATGAGCCTTTACCTAAGGGCAACAGTGATTTATCTCGTTAGGACGCAGGGAACAAGCAATGATGACGTCAATGCAATATTCGAGCCTCACATGGACATCATATATTATGAGAAGATTGCAGACGGCTTAAAGACAACAAACGAGGAGATTACATTTAAGGGCGATGCAGAGTTCCCAGAGGTAATCACACCTTACATCAACTCCCTGAAGGAGAAGTACGGTGCGGACAAGGTTACCGTGAGGGGCATAAGGGTTGAACCAGTGTTTATAGCGGACAAGGAGTATACAATATACATGCAAGGCTAG
- a CDS encoding ParB/RepB/Spo0J family partition protein has translation MDDIILITREKTFEKAKHIKKENELVYGVEFELTMEYLPLNILIPTQWELNEAKLLVVLQEIKHGYDAPIIVLDYKGRYYVLDGHHRAFALKKLGFSQVECIILKPTKDVEIKIEESVKRVGLKSLDDIKIVRDRG, from the coding sequence ATGGATGATATAATATTAATAACCCGTGAAAAGACTTTTGAAAAGGCAAAGCATATCAAAAAAGAAAACGAGTTAGTCTATGGTGTTGAGTTTGAACTTACAATGGAATATCTTCCCCTTAATATCCTAATCCCAACGCAGTGGGAGCTGAATGAGGCAAAGTTGCTGGTTGTCCTTCAAGAGATTAAGCACGGCTATGATGCCCCCATAATCGTGCTCGACTACAAAGGACGCTACTATGTGTTGGATGGTCACCATAGGGCGTTTGCCCTAAAAAAACTCGGCTTTTCTCAAGTTGAGTGCATAATACTAAAACCCACAAAAGATGTTGAGATAAAAATCGAAGAGAGCGTAAAAAGAGTGGGGCTAAAAAGCTTGGACGATATAAAAATAGTAAGAGACAGAGGCTAG
- a CDS encoding class I SAM-dependent methyltransferase: MAEYFNKIANRYDSWYLTKTGQYVDRTEKRLIFSMMHTKKGRALDLGCGTGNYTLELYKRGFNVVGTDLSFEMLKIAKTKLPNVPFIKANAYNLPFKDESFDLVLSVTMFEFLKEPEKAVKEIYRVLKPNGEVVIGTMNGRSSWFFFKRLKSLFVETAYRYARFYTPKELEDILLSTGFKEVESRGIIYFPSFFPFLSLAEKMDERFSERLKEIGAFIAVRGVKDKTV; this comes from the coding sequence ATGGCGGAGTACTTCAATAAAATAGCTAATCGCTATGATTCTTGGTATCTAACCAAAACAGGACAATATGTCGATAGAACTGAAAAAAGGTTAATCTTTTCTATGATGCATACCAAGAAAGGGCGTGCATTGGATTTAGGTTGTGGTACAGGGAACTACACTTTGGAGCTGTACAAAAGAGGATTTAATGTTGTTGGGACAGATTTAAGCTTTGAGATGCTGAAGATAGCAAAAACTAAGCTTCCAAACGTGCCTTTCATTAAGGCAAATGCGTACAACTTACCTTTTAAAGATGAGAGCTTTGACTTAGTTTTAAGCGTTACCATGTTTGAGTTTTTAAAAGAGCCAGAAAAAGCTGTGAAAGAAATTTATAGAGTTCTTAAACCCAATGGAGAAGTTGTCATTGGGACTATGAACGGGAGGAGCTCGTGGTTTTTCTTTAAGCGCTTGAAAAGCCTCTTTGTTGAAACCGCTTATAGATATGCTCGGTTCTACACTCCAAAAGAGCTCGAGGACATTTTATTATCAACTGGCTTTAAAGAAGTTGAGAGCAGAGGCATAATATACTTCCCCTCTTTCTTCCCCTTCTTGAGTCTTGCGGAGAAAATGGATGAAAGGTTTAGCGAGAGACTAAAAGAAATTGGGGCCTTTATAGCAGTTAGAGGCGTGAAAGACAAAACTGTTTAA